The following coding sequences are from one Prochlorococcus marinus CUG1438 window:
- a CDS encoding AAA family ATPase, whose product MSEESINDRTKVIGEILSTKFEEIESRALGNSESGIPVSFYDYDAMTQGLPRGGLIVLGGRPAMGKTSLSLNMALNVAKTQNLPICLFHLEISKEQISNRLLSMEIGIESGRLRTGRLQQDEWFLLNEGINSLSKLPLHITDKPISSIQEMQSICQKIKEESEKKSLGLVILDYVQLLDYLPISEVSNREEYLLKLAKSLKRIAEELNVPVIVISQLSKDVEKRRNKRPMLSDIRDFEPLEVYSDIITMIYRDEYYNPETEDRGIAEIITCKHKNGPLGTVKLLFEPQFTRYRNLAA is encoded by the coding sequence ATGAGTGAAGAAAGCATTAATGATCGAACAAAAGTAATTGGTGAAATACTGAGTACCAAATTTGAAGAAATCGAAAGTCGTGCTTTAGGTAATAGTGAATCTGGAATCCCAGTATCTTTTTATGATTACGACGCTATGACTCAAGGACTTCCAAGAGGGGGATTAATTGTTCTGGGTGGAAGACCTGCAATGGGCAAGACATCATTATCTTTAAATATGGCATTGAATGTTGCTAAAACTCAAAATCTTCCAATTTGCCTTTTCCATCTGGAAATTAGTAAGGAACAAATATCTAATCGACTTTTGTCAATGGAAATAGGAATTGAATCTGGTCGACTAAGAACAGGCAGATTACAACAAGATGAATGGTTTTTACTAAATGAAGGCATTAATTCTTTAAGTAAATTACCTTTGCATATCACTGATAAACCAATAAGTTCCATTCAAGAGATGCAATCAATCTGTCAAAAGATTAAAGAGGAATCTGAAAAAAAGAGTTTAGGACTTGTAATTCTTGATTATGTCCAATTACTCGATTATTTGCCTATTTCTGAAGTATCAAATAGAGAAGAATATTTATTGAAATTAGCAAAGAGTCTTAAAAGGATAGCAGAGGAACTAAATGTCCCTGTTATTGTTATTTCTCAACTTAGTAAGGATGTAGAAAAAAGAAGAAATAAAAGACCAATGTTAAGTGATATCAGAGACTTTGAACCTCTTGAGGTGTATTCAGACATTATTACCATGATTTATAGAGATGAATATTACAACCCAGAAACCGAAGATAGAGGCATTGCTGAAATTATTACCTGTAAACATAAAAATGGTCCTTTAGGAACAGTCAAATTATTATTTGAACCGCAATTTACAAGATATAGAAATCTTGCTGCATAA
- a CDS encoding SHOCT domain-containing protein, whose product MASKKPEQKPWTKFEKVSYVLIVVVSIIFFPVGVVIVKDILGIFIVSAIYYPLLLFIYIPIIYIACRKKLRNKTKKTFLNLFKKSTLKQFNTDVFNRKSNADELKKYADLKDQGIITEEEFQAKKKKLLDF is encoded by the coding sequence ATGGCATCTAAAAAACCTGAGCAAAAACCTTGGACTAAATTCGAAAAAGTATCATACGTTTTAATTGTTGTTGTTTCTATAATTTTTTTTCCTGTAGGGGTTGTAATTGTTAAAGATATCCTTGGTATTTTCATTGTTTCTGCAATCTATTATCCTCTTTTGTTATTTATATATATCCCAATTATTTATATAGCTTGTAGAAAAAAGCTTAGAAACAAGACAAAGAAAACATTTCTAAATTTATTTAAAAAAAGTACCTTAAAACAATTTAATACTGATGTATTTAATAGAAAATCTAATGCAGATGAACTAAAAAAATATGCTGACTTAAAAGATCAAGGCATCATAACTGAAGAAGAATTTCAAGCTAAAAAGAAAAAGTTATTAGATTTTTGA
- a CDS encoding cytochrome b559 subunit beta, translating into MDFRILLVIAPIIFSWIFTVFWLGRWDVFRLTPLGLPKRGVAPFKNYQVWEDSALIPDSGRPAEGYPVFTVRTVAVNALGIPTVFFLGAILAMQFKTY; encoded by the coding sequence ATGGATTTCAGGATTTTACTTGTTATTGCACCAATAATATTCTCATGGATATTTACAGTCTTTTGGTTAGGTAGGTGGGATGTATTTAGATTAACGCCACTAGGATTACCAAAGAGGGGAGTAGCTCCTTTTAAAAATTATCAAGTATGGGAAGATTCAGCATTAATTCCTGATAGTGGCAGACCAGCAGAAGGTTATCCAGTATTTACTGTAAGAACCGTAGCAGTTAATGCCCTAGGGATTCCAACCGTTTTTTTCCTTGGAGCAATATTGGCAATGCAGTTTAAAACTTATTAA
- a CDS encoding DUF1651 domain-containing protein — MEKFTLINKDRSRIKVFAPFEDISKPSPSIDAMMISYGCVYNRSSKPVMKGSRVETIEAARKEYEELLKEGWKKTSLFRSYF, encoded by the coding sequence ATGGAGAAGTTCACTTTAATAAATAAAGACAGATCAAGGATAAAAGTCTTTGCACCATTTGAAGATATTTCCAAGCCTTCTCCAAGTATCGATGCAATGATGATTAGTTATGGCTGTGTTTATAATAGAAGTAGCAAACCAGTTATGAAAGGTAGCAGAGTAGAAACTATTGAAGCTGCAAGAAAAGAATATGAAGAATTATTGAAAGAAGGTTGGAAGAAGACTTCATTATTTAGGAGTTACTTTTAA
- a CDS encoding DUF3764 family protein, producing MSCSVTSVFTFKIESTFDEWAAIFDSAEADKRHSEFDIKPLFRGVSKDDPQRIIVIHQAPDGNVQKFVEANGDWMATHRVDLSTMKESSWTASLTKEDCCD from the coding sequence ATGTCTTGTTCAGTTACCTCCGTGTTTACTTTTAAAATTGAAAGCACTTTCGATGAATGGGCTGCAATATTTGATAGTGCAGAAGCAGATAAAAGGCATTCAGAATTTGATATTAAGCCGCTTTTCAGAGGAGTAAGCAAGGATGATCCTCAAAGAATAATTGTTATTCATCAAGCTCCAGATGGGAATGTTCAAAAGTTTGTGGAAGCAAATGGTGACTGGATGGCAACTCATAGAGTTGACTTATCAACAATGAAGGAATCCTCTTGGACCGCTTCATTAACAAAGGAAGATTGTTGTGATTAA
- a CDS encoding AIR synthase, translating to MSSLTITKAASNELLRQSIYRGTPGEIFLYLQPDILDDGWMFLRVNIWEKSGIPIARTDGLTVYAPESQKSLLDELSLDHYQDLSGGGFLISTPKGATKSSCGSGFKFNK from the coding sequence TTGAGTTCTTTAACTATTACCAAGGCTGCTTCAAATGAATTGCTCAGGCAATCAATTTATCGTGGTACACCTGGAGAAATATTCCTATATTTGCAACCTGATATTCTTGATGATGGATGGATGTTTCTGAGAGTTAATATCTGGGAAAAATCAGGAATTCCGATTGCAAGAACTGATGGCTTAACTGTCTACGCTCCAGAATCTCAAAAAAGTTTACTAGATGAACTATCACTTGATCATTATCAGGATTTATCCGGAGGAGGATTCTTGATTAGTACTCCAAAAGGCGCGACAAAAAGTTCTTGTGGTTCGGGTTTTAAATTTAATAAATAA
- a CDS encoding GTP-binding protein: protein MSQTWIISGPPGCGKTSWILNTFKNHSGNCGYVRLGGYSEINLEQAINSKIDFAFLKDQIPNLLDLSSSKLPLEVEKENILIIIEFPQFFIPKFQGISGIDLRVIKELEIYNLQPNKYLHFGRDLELPIKDTLDFKAIESCSIDLKKNIWDPASLNTFWFELVNGAYGDVYRAKALMNLPDGRYILFNWILTQKGSQYQTLNQVAPLNGRPERHSEIVIQGKNLNFQLIKSTINNCLLSDAVLEHHQATLRNSQLQTSRN from the coding sequence ATGAGTCAAACTTGGATAATATCAGGGCCTCCAGGATGCGGTAAGACAAGTTGGATACTAAATACTTTTAAGAATCACTCTGGAAATTGTGGTTATGTACGTCTTGGCGGATATTCAGAAATTAATTTAGAGCAAGCAATAAATTCAAAAATTGATTTTGCTTTTTTGAAAGATCAAATTCCTAATTTATTAGATTTGTCAAGTTCAAAATTGCCCTTAGAGGTAGAGAAAGAGAATATTTTGATTATTATTGAATTTCCTCAATTTTTCATACCTAAATTTCAGGGTATTAGTGGTATTGATTTGAGAGTTATAAAAGAGCTTGAAATATATAATCTTCAACCAAATAAATATTTGCATTTTGGCAGAGATCTAGAATTACCAATAAAGGATACTTTAGATTTTAAAGCAATTGAATCATGTAGTATTGACCTCAAAAAAAATATTTGGGATCCTGCAAGTTTAAATACTTTTTGGTTCGAATTAGTAAACGGTGCTTATGGAGACGTATATAGAGCAAAAGCATTAATGAACTTACCAGATGGTCGTTATATCTTGTTTAACTGGATATTGACTCAGAAAGGTTCTCAATATCAAACCTTAAATCAAGTTGCTCCTCTTAATGGAAGACCAGAAAGACACTCTGAAATTGTCATACAGGGGAAAAACTTAAACTTCCAATTAATAAAATCAACTATCAATAATTGCCTTCTTAGTGATGCTGTTCTAGAGCATCATCAAGCCACACTTAGAAATTCACAATTACAAACTTCTCGAAATTAA
- a CDS encoding high light inducible protein — protein MSKFKDNFSSESFYPDSNYYLDQDNTSRVNPISDDQISNTGGDFEWPNTYWFIAERTNGRLAMIGFMAVIINYTLFGWIAYPIL, from the coding sequence ATGAGTAAATTTAAAGATAATTTTTCAAGCGAAAGCTTTTATCCTGATAGTAATTATTATCTCGATCAGGACAATACTAGTCGAGTAAACCCAATTTCAGATGATCAAATATCCAATACGGGGGGAGATTTTGAATGGCCAAATACCTATTGGTTTATTGCGGAAAGAACAAATGGGAGGCTTGCAATGATAGGTTTCATGGCTGTCATTATCAACTACACCTTATTTGGATGGATAGCATATCCAATCCTTTAA
- a CDS encoding metallophosphoesterase family protein, with protein sequence MNQAVISCLHANLPAVEAVLKDIELQGITNITCLGDLVGYGPQPNEVIELIKEKKIATCQGCWDEDVVDGLDACDCSYPSQIAERRGHFAHQWTTEKLTKENKDFLANLPYSIRKDKCLFVHGSPNSQHEYLLPDMDAFAALERVENAKAEILFCGHTHQPYIRELANGSIAVKVKNSGSKDIQKKEMNLPMRRIVNAGSVGEPRHGGTKATYVVYNDITNDVKIREVEYDIELTCKAIINAGLPPIFAWRLKNGFEFAERAEDASHVCER encoded by the coding sequence ATGAATCAAGCTGTTATTTCATGTTTACATGCAAATCTACCTGCAGTAGAAGCCGTATTAAAAGATATTGAATTACAAGGGATTACGAATATTACCTGCCTTGGAGATTTAGTAGGTTATGGTCCTCAACCTAATGAGGTTATTGAGTTAATCAAAGAGAAAAAAATTGCCACTTGTCAGGGTTGTTGGGACGAAGATGTAGTTGATGGATTAGATGCCTGCGATTGTAGTTACCCTTCTCAGATCGCTGAAAGGAGAGGTCATTTCGCTCATCAATGGACTACGGAAAAATTAACAAAAGAAAATAAGGATTTTTTAGCTAATTTACCCTACTCAATTCGTAAAGATAAATGTCTTTTTGTTCATGGTAGTCCTAATAGTCAACATGAATATCTGCTGCCCGATATGGATGCATTCGCAGCTCTTGAGAGAGTTGAAAATGCCAAAGCCGAGATTCTATTTTGTGGACATACTCATCAACCTTATATACGTGAACTAGCAAATGGTTCAATTGCCGTAAAGGTCAAAAACAGTGGTTCGAAAGATATTCAAAAGAAAGAAATGAATTTGCCGATGCGAAGAATAGTAAATGCAGGTTCAGTGGGAGAGCCACGGCATGGAGGAACTAAAGCTACTTATGTGGTTTATAACGACATCACTAATGACGTAAAAATTAGAGAAGTTGAATATGATATCGAACTTACCTGCAAAGCAATAATAAATGCTGGTCTTCCTCCGATTTTTGCATGGCGTTTAAAAAACGGATTTGAATTTGCCGAACGAGCTGAAGATGCTTCTCATGTTTGTGAAAGATGA
- a CDS encoding tetratricopeptide repeat protein: MKKRIATLTAFILLIFFLKPLRIGTTIFFPIASLFTSEKAYANTVSWYITQGILARNKGNYKAAIDFYNKAQQINPNIDLIYLNRGLAKVKIKDFQGALKDYNKAIEINPQFAEAYMNRGTLKGGFFEDYSGSINDLNKALSINPKLADAYERRGIAQLLIGENEKACDDFKKALTFNNKTLDLFEKYCK, translated from the coding sequence ATGAAGAAAAGAATTGCTACGCTTACAGCTTTTATACTTTTGATATTCTTTCTAAAACCATTAAGAATTGGAACGACAATTTTCTTTCCAATTGCATCTTTATTTACATCAGAAAAAGCTTATGCAAATACAGTTTCTTGGTATATTACACAAGGAATTTTGGCGAGAAATAAAGGGAATTATAAAGCTGCAATTGATTTTTATAATAAGGCTCAGCAAATAAATCCAAATATTGATTTGATTTATTTAAACAGAGGTTTAGCAAAAGTAAAAATAAAAGATTTTCAAGGCGCACTTAAGGATTACAACAAGGCTATAGAGATTAATCCACAATTTGCGGAAGCATACATGAATCGTGGAACTTTAAAGGGAGGTTTCTTTGAAGACTATTCTGGTTCAATAAATGATTTGAATAAAGCACTATCAATTAATCCAAAATTAGCAGATGCTTACGAAAGAAGAGGAATTGCTCAATTACTAATAGGAGAAAATGAAAAAGCTTGTGATGATTTTAAGAAGGCTTTGACATTTAACAATAAAACTCTTGATCTTTTTGAAAAATATTGCAAATAA
- a CDS encoding lipid-binding SYLF domain-containing protein: MNLKIIRESILIAVLIFPQYLVSVKSSHLNKFEFNDISDQLLISGWNPSSDKNRKDKKASDKTLRALNKFKKISSLKPYFKKARGFAVFPNVGKGGIGIGGARGKGEVFEKGDVIGSTTLTQVSIGFQLGGQAFSQIIFFKDKKSLERFTEGNFEFGASASAALISEGAIASADYSDGVAVLTFSKGGLMYEASIGGQKFSFEEY; this comes from the coding sequence ATGAATTTAAAAATAATTAGGGAATCAATTTTGATTGCAGTTTTAATTTTTCCACAATATTTAGTTTCAGTTAAATCATCTCATCTTAATAAATTTGAATTTAATGATATTTCAGATCAATTATTAATTTCTGGTTGGAATCCATCATCAGATAAAAATAGAAAAGATAAAAAAGCTAGTGATAAGACTTTAAGGGCATTAAATAAGTTCAAAAAAATATCCTCTTTGAAACCTTACTTTAAAAAAGCAAGAGGGTTTGCGGTTTTCCCAAATGTAGGGAAAGGGGGTATTGGTATAGGAGGGGCTAGAGGGAAAGGTGAGGTCTTTGAAAAAGGCGATGTTATTGGTTCAACTACCCTAACGCAGGTATCTATTGGTTTTCAACTAGGTGGACAAGCATTTAGTCAGATTATCTTTTTCAAAGATAAGAAATCCCTTGAAAGGTTTACAGAAGGTAATTTTGAATTTGGAGCTTCTGCAAGCGCAGCTTTAATTTCAGAGGGAGCTATTGCATCCGCTGATTATAGTGACGGAGTTGCAGTTCTTACATTTTCAAAAGGTGGACTTATGTATGAAGCAAGCATTGGAGGACAAAAGTTTAGCTTTGAAGAATACTAA
- a CDS encoding phosphoesterase has product MIERWALISGLKGDLDTYELIQKDLKKTPGNITLFVLGDMIGPEKNCNKLLHRLINPKSNDLQPWCIYGWWEEQILLESGYRGNQRAEALRINKGEEVVKSLINAVDKSFLDWIAALQFGFVELDCGLIHGSSKDVGDDLTLDTPPLTLLDRLTRLQVNRLFTARSTQQFHLELTEGILNSEVHDLTGNHKKEQKVPQKAVIGVGAGKNYTLYDVGTDNTQFVRAGYQSEKKKNGFGLHF; this is encoded by the coding sequence ATGATAGAACGCTGGGCACTTATAAGTGGGTTAAAAGGGGATCTAGATACTTATGAACTTATTCAAAAAGATTTAAAAAAAACTCCTGGGAACATAACCCTCTTTGTTTTGGGGGATATGATAGGCCCTGAAAAAAACTGTAATAAACTTCTACACAGATTAATTAATCCAAAAAGTAATGATTTACAACCATGGTGCATATATGGTTGGTGGGAAGAACAAATCCTCTTAGAAAGTGGTTACCGTGGCAATCAAAGAGCTGAAGCTTTGAGAATAAATAAAGGTGAAGAAGTGGTCAAATCTCTAATAAATGCTGTTGATAAATCATTTCTTGATTGGATAGCAGCACTTCAATTTGGATTTGTTGAACTTGATTGTGGTTTAATTCACGGGAGCTCAAAAGATGTTGGCGACGATTTAACATTAGATACCCCGCCATTAACACTCCTGGATAGACTTACACGTCTTCAAGTAAACAGATTATTTACTGCGAGAAGTACACAACAATTTCATTTGGAATTAACAGAGGGGATTCTTAATTCGGAAGTACACGATTTAACCGGAAATCATAAGAAGGAGCAGAAGGTTCCTCAAAAAGCTGTCATTGGTGTTGGAGCAGGCAAAAATTATACTCTCTATGATGTAGGGACTGATAATACTCAATTCGTAAGGGCTGGATATCAATCAGAAAAGAAAAAAAATGGATTTGGATTACATTTTTAA
- a CDS encoding trypsin-like peptidase domain-containing protein encodes MRFKNSIISIISFGSFFGLSTFSPLSESAFAVKINCESPVHRGKHKNCVDKDGRPKRKELIDPDTGLSVVEMESDILWNRIPRRNRVPYGQIVKATSGFDGTTEYVVYDRNYKFSYPYESTVFTKWSSDYVRGIWTLKAGCGLIACTAGYETDGGDLPSPLEVKFAGKTYSLYGDDGKFMLPNRFVNDIKNAKTYDGLSIRVRRTVVPIGEKTVEKLSLLYKKSIKKWDLPKIAINIKNIKKNPSIKEIAGSSLPSVVTVRAGSGQGTGFFISDEGTILTNRHVVSGASNKEILIDTVSGRQYKGKVSYISREDDFAIIDVKGTDLPKALPICYSNYPMAGEDVVALGSPLGLSNTVTRGIVSALRRSGSDFDSIVMSGSSLIQTDAAINPGNSGGPLLNENGEVIGVNTFGKTSSEGLNFAVSIVDIMQQLKVRRPGGLDALEMNLNSCGNKFK; translated from the coding sequence ATGCGTTTTAAAAACTCAATAATCTCGATAATTTCTTTTGGGAGCTTCTTTGGTCTATCCACCTTCTCCCCTTTATCAGAAAGTGCATTTGCAGTGAAAATTAACTGTGAATCTCCAGTTCATAGAGGTAAACATAAAAATTGTGTTGATAAAGATGGGCGACCCAAGAGAAAAGAACTAATTGATCCTGATACGGGCCTTTCTGTTGTTGAAATGGAAAGTGACATATTATGGAACAGAATCCCAAGAAGAAACAGAGTTCCTTATGGTCAGATAGTCAAAGCTACATCTGGTTTTGATGGGACTACTGAGTATGTTGTTTATGACAGGAATTATAAATTTAGTTATCCATATGAATCCACCGTTTTTACGAAGTGGTCATCAGATTATGTAAGAGGCATTTGGACTTTAAAAGCAGGCTGTGGTCTTATAGCTTGCACTGCAGGTTATGAAACAGATGGTGGGGATTTACCTTCCCCTTTGGAAGTTAAATTTGCTGGGAAAACTTATTCTCTCTATGGCGATGATGGCAAATTTATGCTTCCTAATAGATTTGTGAATGATATCAAAAATGCAAAAACCTATGATGGTTTATCAATAAGAGTAAGACGTACTGTTGTTCCTATAGGGGAAAAAACTGTTGAAAAACTATCTCTTCTTTATAAAAAATCAATTAAAAAATGGGATTTACCAAAGATTGCCATAAACATAAAAAACATAAAAAAGAATCCCTCAATTAAAGAAATCGCAGGAAGCTCACTTCCTAGTGTGGTTACTGTAAGAGCTGGAAGTGGGCAAGGAACTGGTTTTTTTATTTCTGACGAAGGTACTATACTTACCAATAGGCATGTTGTTAGTGGAGCATCCAATAAAGAAATTCTTATTGATACTGTTTCAGGGAGACAATATAAAGGAAAAGTATCTTATATAAGTAGAGAAGATGATTTTGCAATCATTGATGTTAAGGGCACTGATCTTCCAAAAGCCTTGCCTATCTGCTATTCAAATTATCCAATGGCAGGAGAAGATGTGGTTGCATTAGGCTCTCCTCTTGGTTTGTCAAACACAGTTACCAGGGGGATTGTTAGCGCCTTGAGAAGATCAGGAAGTGACTTTGATTCAATTGTTATGAGTGGCTCTTCATTAATTCAAACTGATGCTGCAATAAATCCCGGTAATAGCGGAGGGCCTCTTTTAAACGAGAATGGAGAAGTTATTGGAGTAAATACATTTGGTAAAACCTCCAGCGAAGGTTTAAATTTTGCTGTTTCAATAGTTGATATAATGCAACAACTTAAAGTGAGAAGACCTGGTGGGTTAGACGCCTTAGAAATGAATTTAAACAGTTGCGGTAACAAGTTCAAATAA
- a CDS encoding SOS response-associated peptidase has protein sequence MCGRFELNTKFEKLPKVLKQEYPSGLDSKYETQNLIRPNDPVLVIKNEGRIKTTFMIWGFVSPWAKTPFDKERPRPFNARSESVEEKKLFSGSWKHKRCLIPASGFFEKKYRIRKANYETFWLGGIWSKWTSLDGAELESCCILTTEPNELVKPLHHRMPVIIPNGYEEQWTEQVKDSRKLKGLLPIMMGWPSDGWIVEDIGRGGTDQMSLF, from the coding sequence ATGTGCGGAAGATTTGAGCTGAATACAAAATTTGAGAAGTTGCCAAAGGTTTTGAAACAAGAATATCCAAGTGGACTGGATTCTAAATACGAGACTCAAAATCTAATAAGACCTAATGATCCTGTGCTTGTAATTAAAAACGAAGGAAGAATTAAAACTACTTTTATGATATGGGGCTTTGTTTCCCCTTGGGCTAAAACCCCATTTGATAAAGAGAGGCCAAGACCATTTAATGCAAGATCAGAATCTGTAGAAGAAAAAAAATTATTTAGTGGAAGTTGGAAACATAAAAGGTGCCTAATACCTGCGAGTGGTTTTTTTGAAAAAAAATATCGTATCCGAAAAGCGAACTATGAGACTTTTTGGTTGGGAGGAATTTGGAGTAAATGGACCTCACTAGATGGAGCAGAACTTGAGAGTTGCTGTATTTTAACAACTGAACCGAATGAATTAGTTAAACCTTTACATCACCGCATGCCTGTAATTATTCCTAATGGATACGAGGAGCAATGGACAGAGCAAGTTAAAGATTCTAGGAAATTAAAAGGATTACTTCCAATAATGATGGGTTGGCCTTCTGATGGTTGGATAGTAGAAGATATTGGGAGGGGGGGAACTGATCAAATGAGTTTGTTTTAA
- the rluF gene encoding 23S rRNA pseudouridine(2604) synthase RluF, which produces MATRINKYLSEVGYCSRRGADRLIEEGKVTINGKVSEIGAKVDAGDYVEVEGKKIAKSERKKNKYLIFNKPVGIVCTTDRRVESENIIDFIKYPKRIFPIGRLDKLSEGLIFLTDDGDIVNKILRARNNHEKEYVVSVNRPINKSFIKSMSNGIEILDTITKNCLVEQLGPKTFKIVLTQGLNRQIRRMCETLGYRVKSLKRVRIMNIKLDIPIGKYREFTKKELSELNELLENSSKISD; this is translated from the coding sequence ATGGCTACAAGAATAAATAAATATTTAAGTGAAGTCGGTTACTGTTCTAGAAGGGGCGCAGATAGATTAATTGAAGAGGGCAAAGTAACCATTAATGGGAAAGTTTCTGAAATTGGTGCCAAGGTGGATGCAGGTGATTATGTAGAAGTTGAAGGTAAAAAAATAGCAAAATCAGAAAGAAAAAAAAACAAATATTTAATCTTTAATAAACCAGTTGGAATTGTTTGCACCACAGATCGAAGAGTAGAATCTGAAAATATCATTGATTTTATTAAATACCCTAAAAGAATCTTTCCCATTGGAAGATTGGATAAGCTGAGCGAGGGATTAATTTTCTTAACTGACGATGGAGATATCGTAAATAAAATACTCAGAGCAAGAAATAATCATGAAAAAGAATACGTGGTAAGCGTTAATCGTCCAATTAATAAAAGTTTTATTAAAAGCATGAGTAATGGGATCGAAATATTAGATACCATAACTAAAAATTGTTTGGTAGAACAACTAGGGCCCAAAACATTTAAAATCGTTCTTACTCAAGGACTTAACCGTCAGATTAGAAGAATGTGTGAGACCTTAGGTTACAGAGTTAAATCATTAAAGCGTGTAAGAATTATGAATATTAAGTTAGACATCCCAATAGGAAAATATCGAGAATTCACCAAAAAAGAACTCTCAGAATTGAATGAATTACTTGAAAATTCTTCAAAAATATCTGACTAA
- a CDS encoding tetratricopeptide repeat protein, with amino-acid sequence MTEPKTISELMKLVMEECKKGNINNSIIYLNEAIEIKPNDARFYISRGTFRGTKNYEDAIEDYTKAIEIEPNSVFAYRLRGDSKSKLGDYQGAIDDYTKAIELFPNKPNKAYLYNYRASAKRKSGDNEGADEDDRKAEKLKNIF; translated from the coding sequence ATGACTGAACCAAAAACTATTTCTGAACTCATGAAACTTGTAATGGAAGAGTGTAAAAAAGGCAATATTAATAATTCAATCATTTATTTAAATGAGGCAATAGAAATTAAACCGAATGATGCCAGGTTTTATATAAGTCGCGGGACTTTTAGAGGAACAAAAAACTATGAAGATGCGATTGAAGATTATACAAAGGCAATAGAAATTGAACCTAATAGTGTTTTTGCTTATCGATTGCGTGGAGATTCAAAGAGTAAATTAGGAGATTATCAAGGAGCAATTGATGACTACACAAAGGCAATAGAACTATTTCCTAATAAACCTAATAAAGCATATTTATATAATTATCGTGCAAGTGCAAAGCGTAAATCAGGAGATAATGAAGGCGCTGATGAGGATGATAGAAAAGCAGAGAAACTCAAAAATATTTTTTAA